A region of the Pseudarthrobacter sp. MM222 genome:
ATTGACCTCAAGAGCCTCAATGCTACCGACAGGGAGGCCATGTCATCGGCTTCGAGGGCATTGACCTCGTCGAACATGCTCTTGGCCCGGTCCAGCTGATCGGCATTCTGGCTCTCCCACAGGGTCAGCCGTTCCTCGGCAGGTGCTTCGGCAGGCGTCGTCTCGAGCACGGCAATCGTCATATCTGACACTGTTGAGTACAGATCGTCGCGCAGGGCCGCGCGCGCCAGTGCCTGCCAGCGGTCATTCCTGGGCAGCTTGGTGATTCGTTCCAGCAGGGAATCCGCGTGGAAGCGGTCGAAGACGGTGTAGTAGACATGCGCGATGTTCTCCACGGGCTCCTCGCTGACGTGGACAATCTTGGCGATATCCAGCAGCACGAAGCTTTCGAACAGTTCCGCCCAGCGGTGGGCGAGGTCTTCGGGCAGTTCCCAGCCGCGCGCCTTCTCCAGCCATGCGGTCACCCGGGCACGGTCATCGCCGCGCAGGTAGTCGAGGAGCCGTGCGCGCATCGGGTCCATCAGCGGCTTGAACTCCGCGACGGTCTCGGCGATCGGCCGGGACGCGTTGCTCTGGCTCAGGACCCAGCGCACGGCCCGGTCCAGGAGCCGGCGGATGTCGAGGTGGACCGTGCTCCAGTGCTCGGTCGGGAAGGACGCCGGCAGCTCATTGAGCTCGCCGATCATGATGTCCAGTTCATAGACCTCGCGGAGCGCCACAAACGCCTTCGCGACGGCGGCCTCGGTGGCCGAGGTCTCCTCCATCGCACGGAATGCGAAGGTGATGCCGCCCATATTGATCATGTCGTTCGCCACCACGGTCGCGATGATTTCCCGGCGCAGCGGGTGGGTGTCCAGTTCGGCGTCGAACCGTTCCCGCAGCTGCTTCGGGAAGTATGCCCGGAGCGTCTCGCGGAACCATGGATCGTCGGCCAGTGTGCTGTCGCGCAGCGCCGTCGTGAGCTCGATCTTGGCGTAGGCCGCCAGCACGGACAGCTCCGGGGAGGTCAGTCCCTGGCCCTGTTCGAGGCGTTCCTTCAGCGTCTCCGTGGTCGGCAGTGCCTCCAGGTCGCGCTTGAGGTCAGCCGACTTCTCGAGCCAGTCCATCAGGCGCTCGTAGCTGGGGCTCCACTCGGAGACCCGCATGCGGTCGTTGAGCAGCAGGATGTTCTGGTCGATGTTGTCCTCAAGCACCAGCCGCCCGACTTCGTCAGTCATGGAGGACAGGAATCCTGAGCGTTCGGCGGGCTCGAGCTTCCCCGCGGCCACCATCCGGTCCACGAAGATCTTGATGTTGACCTCGTGGTCCGAGCAGTCCACACCGGCCGAGTTGTCAATCGCATCGGTGTTGAGGATGACGCCCTGCAGCGCCGCCTCGATGCGCCCGCGTTGCGTCATGCCCAGGTTGCCGCCTTCGCCGACAACCTTGACCCGCAGCTCCCGGCCGTCGACGCGGATGGCGTCGTTGGCCTTGTCGCCGACCTCGGCGTTCGTTTCGGTGCTGGCCTTGACGTAGGTGCCGATGCCGCCGTTGTACAGCAGGTCGGCCGGGGCGAGCAGGATCGCGCGGAGCAGTTCCGGCGGGCTGAGCCGAGTGGTGCCGTCCGGCAGCCCCAGCGCTTCGCGCACCTGTGCCGAGACCGGAATCGACTTGGCCTGGCGTGCGAACACGCCGCCGCCTTCGCTGATGAGCGACTTGTCGTAGTCGTCCCAGGACGAGCGGGGAAGCTCGAAGAGCCGCTGGCGCTCCGTGAAGGATGCCGCCTCGTCCGGGGTCGGATCGAGGAAGATGTGCCGGTGGTCGAAGGCCGCGAGCAGGCGGATGTGCTTGGAGAGGAGCATGCCGTTGCCGAAAACGTCGCCTGACATGTCGCCGACGCCTACTACGGTGAACGGTTCGGACTGGGTGTCGAGGTCCAGCTCGCTGAAGTGGCGTTTGACCGATTCCCAGGCGCCGCGGGCGGTAATGCCCATGGCCTTGTGGTCGTATCCGACCGAGCCGCCGGATGCGAAGGCGTCGCCGAGCCAGAAGCCGTATTCGGCGGCCAGTCCGTTGGCGATGTCCGAGAACGACGCCGTGCCCTTGTCTGCTGCGACCACAAGGTAGGAATCGTCGTCGTCGTGGCGCACGACGTCGGCCGGCGCAACGAGCGTCTCCCCGTCCGGCGTCGTGATGAGGTTGTCCGTTATGTCCAGCAGGCCGCGGATGAAAGTCTTGTAGCTTTCGATCCCTTCGGCCATCCAGGCGCTCCGGTCCATGGCCGGGTCCGGCAGCTGCTTCGCGTAGAACCCGCCCTTGGCGCCGGTTGGGACGATGACGGCGTTCTTGACCGTCTGTGCCTTGACGAGGCCGAGGATTTCGGTGCGGAAATCCTCGCGGCGGTCCGACCAGCGCAGCCCGCCGCGCGCCACCTTGCCGAAGCGGAGGTGCACACCCTCGACCCGTGGCGAGTAGACCCAGATCTCGAACATCGGCCTGGGGAACGGCAGGCCGTCGATGACGGCGGGATTCAGTTTGAAGCTGACGTGGGTCTTGTTCTGGTAGTAGTTCGTCCTCAACGTGGCCTGGATCAGGTTCGCGAAGGTGCGCAACACCCGGTCGGCGTCGAGGGTCGCAACCTGATCGATCGCCGCGTCCAGTTCGGCCCGCACCTCGTCCTGCCCGGTCCTGCGTTCCGCTTCGTCCAGCGAGGGGTCGAAGCGGACCGCGAACAGGGCGTTGAGCGCGCGGGTGACCTCCGGATTGCCCAAGAGGGTATCCGAAATGAATTCAAAGGAGTTCGTATTGCCCATCTGACGCATGTACTTCGCGTAGGCACGCAGCACTACGACTTGCCGCCAGTGCATGCCCTCGCGCAGCACCAGGCGGTCGAAGCTGTCCGATTCCACGGCCCCGGATACGGCCGCCCCGAACGCCTCGGCGAGCCGTTGGCCCGTGGTCAGCGGGTCCACCCCGGCCGGGTACTTGAGGCCCAGGTCGTACAGGAAGAAGTCCCGTTGGTCTGCCGTCTCGATCTCGAAGGGACGTTCGTCCAGCACCTCCAGGCCGAGGTTGTGGAAGTAGGGCAGAATCTGGCTCAGGCTCTTGGGCTCCAGCATGTAGAGCTTGACCCGGGCGTCTTCCTCCAGCGTGGCGCCGGCGCCATCCGGAAGGTATACGTGGACGCCGGGCTCTTCCCGGACGCCCTTGCCGGCCCGCTCGGCGGCCGCACCGTACTTCTCGAAGCGGGCGATGTCCTGCAGGGCATCCTCCACTTCGTAGTCGACCCGGTAACTGGCCGGGAAGGCCTCGGCCCAGATCGCGGCCAGTTCCTTCGCGGTGACGTCACCGGCCGCGGAGTCCTGGGCGGCCGTTTCGCCTGCGGCAGCGGGTTCGAGCCCGGCGGCCGTTTCGCCTGCGGCAGCCGCAGCGAGCCCGGCACCGCCGCCCCGGGTACGAAGGACCTCGGAGATGCCTTCGCTCCAGGAGCGTGCGGCCCGGACAAGACGCTTCTCCAGCTCGTCGCTGCTGATGTTGCTGACGTCGGCGCCCTTGGGGAGCCGGATGCGGAAGAAGAGTCGTGCCAGCGCGGACTCGGTCATCCGGGCCTCATAGTCGATGGACACGGCATTGAACGTCTCCCGTAGTTCCTCTTCGATGCGCAGGCGCACGTTCGTGGTGTAACGGTCCCGCGGGAGATAAACGAGGGCGGACATGAACCTGCCGTAGATGTCCGGGCGGAGGAACAGCCGGGTCCGGCGTCGCTCCTGCAGCCGCTGGATGCCGGTGGCAATGGCGGCCAGGTCCGGGATTTCAATCTGGAACAGCTCGTCGCGGGGGTAAGTTTCAAGGATGCCCAGCAGGTCCTTGCCGGAGTGGGAGTCCGGCGGGAAGCCGGCATCGCTCAATACCGCGGCCACTTTCTCGCGGACCACCGGGATGTCGCGGACGGAGCCTGCATACGCGGTCGTGGCAAAGAGCCCGATGAAGCGGCGCTCGCCATTGACGTTGCCGGCCGCATCGAAGCTCTTCACGCCGATGTAGTCCAGGTAAGCCGGGCGGTGCACGGTGGACCGGGAGTTGGCCTTCGTGATCACGAGGGCGCGCTTTTCCCGCGCCTTCTTGCGCCCCGTTTCGGTGAGGTGCTGGATCTGGTGCGGCGTGGCAGTTCCACTGCGCAGCAGCCCGAGGCCGCTCTCATCGCGCGGTTCGAGGACGTCTTCGCCGGATTCGTTGATGAGGTCATATTCGCGGTAGCCCAGGAAGGTGAAGTTCCCGTCGTCCAGCCAGCGCAGGAGATCCTGCGCCTGGCGCAGTTCCACGATCTGGGCGGGGTTGGCGATTTTGTCCAGGTCCTGGGCGATCTCCTGCGCCTTATTCCGCATCTTCGGCCAGTCCTCGACGGCGGCACGGACTCCGCCCAGGACGCGGCCGAGGCCTTCCACGAGGTCCGCATGCCTGGCCTCGTCCGCCCGGTCGATTTCGACGGCGATCCACGATTCCATGTGCGAGGCGTTGTCACCGTCGGCAATCAGGTGGGAGAG
Encoded here:
- a CDS encoding NAD-glutamate dehydrogenase — encoded protein: MSSGSSVEDQPVSIGAGEGYLGDYYEHLAEEDARAYAPEVLTARAETHRQVAAQRQPGAPNIVVVDEPDCSVVYIVTDDMPFLVDSVNAELVRQKSPIHLVMHPLFVVTRNGATGELVKIARVPSHLGFSSGDTAAMPNLSHLIADGDNASHMESWIAVEIDRADEARHADLVEGLGRVLGGVRAAVEDWPKMRNKAQEIAQDLDKIANPAQIVELRQAQDLLRWLDDGNFTFLGYREYDLINESGEDVLEPRDESGLGLLRSGTATPHQIQHLTETGRKKAREKRALVITKANSRSTVHRPAYLDYIGVKSFDAAGNVNGERRFIGLFATTAYAGSVRDIPVVREKVAAVLSDAGFPPDSHSGKDLLGILETYPRDELFQIEIPDLAAIATGIQRLQERRRTRLFLRPDIYGRFMSALVYLPRDRYTTNVRLRIEEELRETFNAVSIDYEARMTESALARLFFRIRLPKGADVSNISSDELEKRLVRAARSWSEGISEVLRTRGGGAGLAAAAAGETAAGLEPAAAGETAAQDSAAGDVTAKELAAIWAEAFPASYRVDYEVEDALQDIARFEKYGAAAERAGKGVREEPGVHVYLPDGAGATLEEDARVKLYMLEPKSLSQILPYFHNLGLEVLDERPFEIETADQRDFFLYDLGLKYPAGVDPLTTGQRLAEAFGAAVSGAVESDSFDRLVLREGMHWRQVVVLRAYAKYMRQMGNTNSFEFISDTLLGNPEVTRALNALFAVRFDPSLDEAERRTGQDEVRAELDAAIDQVATLDADRVLRTFANLIQATLRTNYYQNKTHVSFKLNPAVIDGLPFPRPMFEIWVYSPRVEGVHLRFGKVARGGLRWSDRREDFRTEILGLVKAQTVKNAVIVPTGAKGGFYAKQLPDPAMDRSAWMAEGIESYKTFIRGLLDITDNLITTPDGETLVAPADVVRHDDDDSYLVVAADKGTASFSDIANGLAAEYGFWLGDAFASGGSVGYDHKAMGITARGAWESVKRHFSELDLDTQSEPFTVVGVGDMSGDVFGNGMLLSKHIRLLAAFDHRHIFLDPTPDEAASFTERQRLFELPRSSWDDYDKSLISEGGGVFARQAKSIPVSAQVREALGLPDGTTRLSPPELLRAILLAPADLLYNGGIGTYVKASTETNAEVGDKANDAIRVDGRELRVKVVGEGGNLGMTQRGRIEAALQGVILNTDAIDNSAGVDCSDHEVNIKIFVDRMVAAGKLEPAERSGFLSSMTDEVGRLVLEDNIDQNILLLNDRMRVSEWSPSYERLMDWLEKSADLKRDLEALPTTETLKERLEQGQGLTSPELSVLAAYAKIELTTALRDSTLADDPWFRETLRAYFPKQLRERFDAELDTHPLRREIIATVVANDMINMGGITFAFRAMEETSATEAAVAKAFVALREVYELDIMIGELNELPASFPTEHWSTVHLDIRRLLDRAVRWVLSQSNASRPIAETVAEFKPLMDPMRARLLDYLRGDDRARVTAWLEKARGWELPEDLAHRWAELFESFVLLDIAKIVHVSEEPVENIAHVYYTVFDRFHADSLLERITKLPRNDRWQALARAALRDDLYSTVSDMTIAVLETTPAEAPAEERLTLWESQNADQLDRAKSMFDEVNALEADDMASLSVALRLLRSIVRR